The genomic segment ttaaccgatttcgctgaaatttgccgaatttgggtgcataagttatccaattttcgccggattgtaacgaaagggggtttacacatatacccgaggtggtgggtatccaaagttaggcccggcctgaacttaatgcctttttacttgtcattATCAGCTAGGGCGTACAAGAcgttgtgggagttgatatcatccattttgtcttatctccacttACTGCCAGACGCAAATTTCTCTGATTCTGTTTCGATACTCACAAAGGCTGCAGTAACTACGTCCGTAACAGACCCATGATGTCAATGTCGTTGACATAAGCCAGTAGCATGTGTCCATGAGATATTAAAGATATCACagacaggatattaaagagatcacatgatagtTTCCGTGTCTGAATGATTCGGAGAGTTTCTGTACTATTTTAACTGAAGAATGTGTATAAGCAACCATTATCCTGTAAAGGTCAATTATAATATATTTAGCTGGTGTCACGTAGTAAGACCCATTTTCCTCAACGACGCAGGGTTcaagagatacagccaatttaagttttcatagtgaaatttaggtttttaatggaattgtggtcaattttttaattttcggagggagtcacgaatttaggcccatttccctctacgacccattgtttaggaaatacagccaatttaaagttttcatagtgaaatttagatttttgatgaatttttcgtaaatttttgaatttttggagggagtcacgaataaaggcccatttccctctacgacgaaTAGTTTAGGAAatgcagccaatttaaagttttcatagtgataTTTCAATTTGTGATGGATTTATGgcacatttttgaatttttggagtgATTCATGAAATAAGGCCCATTACTCTCTACGACGCATatattaggagatacagccaatttaaagttttcatagtgaaatttcgatttttgatggaattGTGGTCAATTGTTTGGAGGGAATCAggaaataaggcccatttccctcaacGACGcattttaggagatacagccaatttaaagttttcattgtGAAATTCCGATTccgaaattttgatggatttatGGTTAATTTGTGAATTTTTGGAGAGAGTCACGaatggtttaggagatatagccaatttaaagttttcatagtaaaAGTTCGATTTTCTTATggaattttggtaaatttttggaATTGAATTTGTTTATTATAAATAATCTTACCTTTAGTAATTGACCACATGATTATCTGGACCGGGATTTTAGATGCTGAATTGTATTTTTATGTAATTGGAtgttatttctttaatttttcgtGTTGCAGTATCAATACCATAAAACGGTATTTTTGTGAAGTTTTATTTCATTAAGGTTGCAGGCAAAGAGATTCCAAATGACTGAAAagagataattttttaaattcaaaattttagctgttttttattttatagcgcagaggttagcatgtccgcctatgacgctgaatgcctgggttcgaatcctggctagccatcagaaaaattttcagcggcggttttccctcctaatgctggatgccaggcaaaacttctctccgaagaggtgtcgcactgcggcacgccgctcggacttggctataaaaagtaggtcctttatcattgagcttaaacttaaatcggactgcactcattgatatatgagaagtttgcccctattccttagtggaatcttcatgggcaaaatttgcattttacattatttttttttaggtataaataaaaaaatcatatgtTATTTAGGCATGCTCTGTGGTTTGCGCAAACCTGGgcgaccaaaactccgatggaacAATCAGTTGCAAAAGGACAACTCGAAAATATGTGTCAGATATTGATGAAAGAGCACAAAAGTTTGAGCTGGAAATCTATTCTAAGTTTGCCTAATGGGACAATGCGATTTATGACAGAGGTCCTACGAAATCCAATAAATGGCACTAaattggagaagccaacataaACAGAAAGGGGGCAGAGTGttcaaaattgatcatgcagcagttatcgtcgttatgacttcgttgcggttgtttgcggtattatttttataccctccaccataggatttttataccctccactaatttcgtcatttcgtttataaaacctcgaaatatgcgtctaagaccccataaagtatatatattctggatcatcatgagattttaagtcgatctagccatgtccttctgtcgaacgcacgctaactttcgaaggagtaaagctaggcgcttgaaattttgcacaaatacttctttttagtgtaggccagttgggattgtaaattggccaaattggtccaagttctgatatagctgccatatgaaccgatcttgggtcttgacttcgtgagcttctaaagggcgcaattcttatccgatttggctgaaattttgcatgtggtgttttattttgatttccaacaactgtgttaagtatggtttatatcctgatatagccgccatataaaccgatctcccttcttggtctttagagggcgcaattctttccaatatggttgtaattttgcctatgttgttttggtatgacttccaacaactgttccaaatacatccgtatataacctgattagcgcccatataaaccgatcgttcatttttactttttgagcctctggagagcggAATTatcactcgatttgcctgaaattttggaggtggtgtctttctatgactggtatttataccctacactactgtggcacagggtattgtaacttagtgcatttgtttgtaacacccaaaaggaagggtgatagacccattaataagtataccgttcgactcagaatcactttctgattcgatttagctatgtccgtctgtcgttctgtccgtgtgtctgtccatgttaatttgtatacaaactacaggtcgcaattttcatccgatcgtcttcaaatttggtacgggaatgtttttcggcctagagacgaagcctattgaaattggaaaaaatcggttaagatttagatatagctcccatatatatgttcgtccgatttgcagtaatacagcaataaaatggtcatatgttaaccgattctctcgaaatttagcaggaaggattttcttataactctcgatattactagttaaattcatagaaatcggtttagatttagatatagctctcatatatatatgtcgcccgattttcacttctagacccactgcaagcgcatttattgacaaattttcccaaaattttgtacaacgctttgctcgacgacttttacaatatccatcaagtttgatcgaaatcggttcagattcagatatagctcccatatatatgttcgtcacattttgggtaattttttgtgatttgtcaaccgtagttattacattttgaacatattggctttgctcgaaatttgatacagtaattttaataacctatctgaatacatccgccgaggtccatcaaagttgattcagaattagatatagcccctcttttatatttatagggtaggtgtagggtatcataAAGTCGGCGTCGTCCgaattttgtctttccttactggtttactatttgaaaaagtcattcaaagaacttgacaaatgcgatccatggtggagggtataaaagattccaCCCGGCCGGGCATTAACAATAATCTTCAAAAACactgcccacccccaaaacccgccaaacggatttatataCCAATCActacagtatgggtatcaaattaaaaatatttgagagtagagtagtaTAGAGAgcgaatctgaaatccaattgtgggactaagtgtttcgtgggccaccccacccctaaaaaacccctcaaattggacatatttatcgatccATACTGGATCCTAAATGAGAGgcctttgggaatagagcacgaaattgacacccatttttgagaccaagtctctggggattCACCACACCCTTAAACTggacttttacttattggggtataaataagaggtatttgagagtagaaaaatctaCAGGTAAATTGCAAtgcattttcaactgaaattaggcagaaatgtccaaattaagagtacttttctccaacatagcattatcgggcggAGCAGAGTGGGCCGAGCTCAGCTAGTTATTTTATAATGAAGTAATATTCAAACAATGTAGACGAAATAAACCCCAATTAAGATGAAATATtctccaccgtagcgcagagttgagcatgtccgcctataacgctgaacgcctgggttcgaatccaggcgataCCATCCGAACaaagtttcagcggtggttttcccctcctaatgctggcaacatttgttaggtactatgccatgtaaaactactctgcaaagaggtgtcgcactgcaacacgccgttcggactcggctataaaacaggaggccccttatcattgagcttaaacttgaattggactgcactcattgatatgtgagaagtttgcccctgttccttagtggaatattcatgggcgaaatttgcacaTCTCCAAATTacttttgggggttgttttattttttttttgcgttgggGGTTATATCATTGGTGGTTATTTCGTAGTGCCGTCTACCACTCTTAGACGAGGTCATCCTTCATCTAGAAGATTCGCTGAAGATTGTTTGgtaatcaaaaatgtttgcagggtggGCTTCAAAAATGTATTCACACTAGCATATACGCAACACTGTTTGAAAGGCTATAAAGACTGCTCTTTTTAAAAGCATTCATTTCATTGTACTCCTGTAGAATACTTCAGATTTTCGTTGGAATTTTATCGTCACAACTTACCCCAACAAAAGTGCATGCACAACAAAGACAATTTCCTGAATTTTGCATCAAATAGCTTTTGCTCACAATAGTTTGCAGTAAACAATGCACGACGGCAGGACATTGGATTATTGAATTTAAGATTTTCAAGAGAGCTTTAAATGTTAACCATAAACAACTTATAGTAATCTTAGAGTTTGATGGCACTTTGatttaatttagaaaaaaaaaataagcctCGTGTCGGAGGCAAGCTTCTACACTTTGAATGATGTCCTTCCATTGAGGAAGGACGCGGATAATTAATTACATTGCCATTTTACTTTGCATACATCCACAAAAAATGTGTGTGTGATATGTATTGGTGATATttcttttttgcattttcacTAAAAGCTATTAATTAACTAATgttgacattttatttaaaaaattgagagATGTTAAAGCTTTCAAAagcaaataagagcgtgctaagttcggccgggccgaatcttgtataccctccaccatggatcgcatttgtcgagttctatgcgcggtatctcttttttaggcaaataaagaatatggaataagaactgttatggtattggagctatatatagctatatcggatagtccgatttggaccataaatgaaacctgaacattgtagaagtcattgtgtaatatttcagttcattcggataagaattgcggcttgtaggggctcaagaagcaaaatcgggagattggtttatatgggagctgtatcaagctactgatccattcagaccatattagacactatgttaaaggtcatgggagaagccgttgtacaaaatttcttctaaatcggatgagaattgagccctctagagatcaagaagtcaagatcccagatcggttaatatggcaactatatcaggttatgtaccgatttacgccatactaagcacagttgttggaagtcataacaaaacacctcatgcaaaatttcagccaaatcggatgagaattgcgcgctctattggctcgagaagtcaagatcaaagatcggtttatatgacagctataccaaattatgaaccgatttgtaccatacttagcacagttgttgaaagtgataccagaacaccacgtgcaaaatttcaatcaaatcggacgagaactgcgcccctagagacttaaaaagtcaagacccaagatcggcccatttacaatcccaaccgacctacactaataaatagtatttgtgcaaaatttcaagcggctagatttactcctttgaaagatagcgtgctttcgacagacagacggacggacggacttggctagatcgacttaaaatgacatggcgatcaaaaatatatatactttatggggtatcagacgcatattttgaggtgttacaaacagaatgacgaaattagtatatccgcatgctatggtggaggatataaaaaaataaatgttcttGTGACTAAATATGAGAGATTTAAAATACATTAGATCTAGAACCGTAGGTCGAGCAGTTTGTATTCTTGTTTCTTAAAGGTTGTTCAAGACAAATAAATATgaagatataacaagtaaaagcgtgctaagttcggccgggccgaatcttatataccctccaccatggatcgaatttgtcgagttcttttcccggcatctcttcttaggcaaaaaaaaggatataagaaaagatttgctctgcgattagagcgatattaagatatggtccggtttggaccacaattaaattatatttatgttggagacctgtgtaaaatgtcagccaattcgaataagaattgcgctctttgtgggctcaagaagtaaaatagagagatcgatttatatgggagctgtatcgggctatagaccgattcagaccataataaacaaatatgttaatggtcatgagagaatccgtcgtacaaaatttcaggcaaatcggataataattgcgacctctggaggctcaagaagtcaagatcccagatcggtttatatggcagctatatcaggttatgtcccgatttgaaccatatttggcacagttgttggatattataacgaaacacgtcgtgcaaaatttcattccaatcggataagaattacgcactctagaggctcaagaagtcaagaccccagatcggtttatatgacagctatatcaggctatgaaccgatttgaaccatatttggcacagatgttgggtatcataacgaaatactacgtgccaaaattcattcaaattggataagaattgcgccctctagaggctcaagaagtcaagacccaagatcggtttatatgacagctatataaggttatggaccgatttgaaccatacttggcacagttgttggatatcataacaaaacacgtcgtgcaaaatttcattccaatcggataagaattgcgcactctagaggctgaagaagtcaagacccaagatcggttgatatggcagctatatcaggttatagaccgatttgaactatacttggcacagttattggatatcataacaaaacacgtcgtgcaaaatttcattccaatcggataagaattgcgccatctagcagctcaagaagtcaagaccccagatcggtttatatgacagctatatcaggttatggaccgatttaaaccatacttggcaaagttgttggatatcataacaaaacacgtcgtgcaaaatttcattcgaatcggataagaattgcgccctctagaggctgaagaccGGTTAGCTGGGATATTGATTTTAGGCGGTTAAAACAGATATTTCAAGATGTTGAAGTACCAAATGCTGTAATAATGGGAGATCTAAATGTTAGAATTGGAGAGCTGCGGCAGGATATAGGAGAATTTTACACTGAAAACTTTTATGCCGGTTATGAAGTCAGAAAATCGAAAGATAAGATTATAAATCAAAAAGGTAAACAATTTATACAATTCTGCAACGATTACAATATATTCGTATTAAATGGTGTAACCAAAGGCGACGAGGACGGAAAATGCACATATGTTAGCACAATGGGGGAATCGGTAAACGATATATGTGCTGTATCTAAAGAAACGTTGGATATTGTTAATGAATTTGTTGTCGATGATAAGGTGTGGTCCGATCATTTTCCTATAAACCTAAAACTGaatatgcaaatggaaaaggcaaAAAAGATGAACTTGCTACCAAAACTAATTTGGAAAGATAGTAGAAAAATTCAATACCAAAGTTctctaaatgaaaattttgattgtAGCTTATCCACAAACGAAGAAATAGGTCTAACCGATGTCTGTAAATTAATCCAACTATCTTCTGTGCCATCGACTGAATTATACTCATTTGAGCCGAAATGTAAGTGGTATAATAACAATTGCAACAAGGCAAGAATAAAAAGCTTTCAATTATTAAACGTGTacagaaaaacaaaagattCAGAAGACCGAAAAAGATATCTGTCAGCGCAAAATCATTACAAGATAGTATGCAATAACAGTAGAGCCGATTATTATAATGAAATGGCAAGTAGATTAAATTATGTTACAAACTCAAAAGATTGGTGGAAAGTCGCCAGGGAAATACGTTGCCACCATAATCAAGCAGGATCTGCCCTTacatcaaatattttcaaacgctattttgaaaatttattaaattcagtACAAAAAAATGCCGTTATATATTACGCACCAACATTTACGGAAGACTTGGATTTAGATGGACCAATAATGATGTCAGAGTTGAAAAAGATACTACAAAATGTGAAGATTAATAAGGCTCCTGGCGAAGACAGAGTGCCGTATGAATTCTTCGTTAATGGTACGGAACAGCTGCACAAACAACTGCTtagaatatataataaaatatacacGGAAGGAACAGCTGATCCAACATTTACAAAAACGATCATTtatccaatatataaaaaaggaGATAGCAATGATCCGTCAAATTATAGAGGCATATCCTTTATGAACTGTGTAGCCAAAATATTTATGGGAGTTCTGAACGAACGCTTGTATAATTGGGTTGAAAAATATGGGATTCTGACTGAGTTTCAAGCAGGATTCCGTAAGAAATATTCAACGGTTGACAACATATATAACCTTTCAACTGTCATTAGTCTAAAGCTGGgggaaaaaagaaaagtttatgCCTTCTTCGTAGATTTTAAAGCGGCGTTTGACAATATATCCAGGCAAGCACTAATCTACAAACTCTTTCAGTTGGGTGTGTCCCACAAAATGGTATCTATGATAGAATCAATCTATAATAAAACGCAATCGGCAGCTTGGGACGGTTATGAATTATCTGAATACTTTGATACTACTAAAGGAGTGAAACAAGGATGCTTACTGTCACCATTACTATTCTCTCTTTATATCAATGACCTGTATGAATACCTTGAAGGCGgaatttttgtcgaaaatttgaACCTACGTCTCCTACTATACGCTGATGACATTGTGTTGCTAGCAGACGACGTCCATGTATTACAGAATATGATACacaacctagaaatatactGTAATACCTGGAACCTGGAAGTGAACCTATCAAAATCGGAAATTATGGTTTTCAGGAATGGAGGCAGACTAGCCAAACacgaaaaatggaaatttaatggaaacgtaattaaaattacaaatgaatataaatatttagggGTAATATTCACACCAAAGATGACATTTACTAAACATATCCAAAATCGGAACAACCaagcaaaaattgcaataaacgcAACATGGAAAAACTTTGTAGGCAGAACAGACATAAATATGAACGCAAAATGGAAATTGTTTTTAGCGGTTTGCAGATCCATTCAAACCTACGCTGCCCAAGTTTGGGGGTTCTGTCATTTCGAAGAAGTTGACTCCTTGCAACGTTATTTCTTAAAAAGGATTTTAAAACTACCAGTTTGTACTCCAAACTACGTACTCATGCTAGAAACGGAGGTAGAggatacacatatatataccctGGGACTGCACTTAAAATATATAGGAAAAACTCTGTTTCAGCATTCGGGCGCTAGATTGCCAAACCAGCTATCCAATATTGCATTACGCAGAAATGTCTTCTGGGTAAAAGAACTGAAATCCTTAGCTGCAAGTATGGATATTCAATGGCCTGAAGCATTTCCTTCATCAAGCCTATGGTATGACTTTACCAAGAAACTTATAAACAGCTTAAAACTGAACCTCTATCAAAATAGGATTCACAGAAAAACGGAAAgccaacaaagaatatataaatacctGGACCCGAACAAAGCCTATCTCTATCTTAATGAGCGATACACATCAGAAAATATTACTTGGATATTTAAAGCTCGCAGTGGAATGATATCCCTGGGTTACAATAACTTTGAAGAGAATGAGTCGGAAAAAATGTGTAAGCTTTGCAACCTAAGAGAAACAGAAACTTTGGACCATTTCCTTGGAATTTGTCCGGTTCTAAGAGAATTTAGATTGGCCGCCTTTAGTAAAGCATCATTGAGCTTCGTAGAAGTACTCCATATACTAGACGGAATTGAAGTGGGAAATTGGGATAAGCTAACAACTTATTTACGAATGGCTTATAATTATCGGCAACTTTTATTAAATGAATatcattaattaaaatttaaagtttatgcGACAGACGTTATACACATAGTCGCTAATAAATATTACTTCTTTCTAAGAATAAATGtacatatttagaaaattaattttaagtaaCATATCTGCTATGAATCAAAGATTTTATTCGAATAAAGAAgtcctactactactactactactactactactagaggctgaagaagtcaagacccaagatcggtttatatggcagctatatcaaaacatggaccgatatggcccatttacaataccaaccgacctacactaataagaagtatttgtgcaaaatttcaagcgcctagctttactccttcggaagttagcgtgctttcgacagacagacggacggacggacggacggacggacggacggacggacggacggacggacggacagacggacggacatggctagatcgacataaaatgtcgcgacgatcaagaatatatatactttatggggtctcagacgaatatttcgagtagttacaaacagaatgacgatattagtataccccccatcttatggtggagggtataaaaaagtgcgGCAAAATTTATGGTGTAATTTGCCTGACAGCGTGCGTAAATAAATGATGTCAAGCTCTTTATTATGCCTACACTACACAAATTTTTGTTCTAGTATTAACGAATtgttaaatttaattcaaaGATATCAaactttccaaatttttaaggaaaataacTAAAAGCGAGTTAAATTCGGCTGGGTCGTTTCGCACATCAAATGTTATTTTCAAtaaggaagatcggtttatatatgggatctatatcaagt from the Stomoxys calcitrans chromosome 1, idStoCalc2.1, whole genome shotgun sequence genome contains:
- the LOC131994287 gene encoding uncharacterized protein LOC131994287 — its product is MIHNLEIYCNTWNLEVNLSKSEIMVFRNGGRLAKHEKWKFNGNVIKITNEYKYLGVIFTPKMTFTKHIQNRNNQAKIAINATWKNFVGRTDINMNAKWKLFLAVCRSIQTYAAQVWGFCHFEEVDSLQRYFLKRILKLPVCTPNYVLMLETEVEDTHIYTLGLHLKYIGKTLFQHSGARLPNQLSNIALRRNVFWVKELKSLAASMDIQWPEAFPSSSLWIHRKTESQQRIYKYLDPNKAYLYLNERYTSENITWIFKARSGMISLGYNNFEENESEKMCKLCNLRETETLDHFLGICPVLREFRLAAFSKASLSFVEVLHILDGIEVGNWDKLTTYLRMAYNYRQLLLNEYH